One Pongo abelii isolate AG06213 chromosome 12, NHGRI_mPonAbe1-v2.0_pri, whole genome shotgun sequence DNA segment encodes these proteins:
- the NRXN1 gene encoding neurexin-1 isoform X44: protein MGTALLQRGGCFLLCLSLLLLGCWAELGSGLEFPGAEGQWTRFPKWNACCESEMSFQLKTRSARGLVLYFDDEGFCDFLELILTRGGRLQLSFSIFCAEPATLLADTPVNDGAWHSVRIRRQFRNTTLFIDQVEAKWVEVKSKRRDMTVFSGLLVGGLPPELRAAALKLTLASVREREPFKGWIRDVRVNSSQVLPVDSGEVKLDDEPPNSGGGSPCEAGEEGEGGVCLNGGVCSVVDDQAVCDCSRTGFRGKDCSQEDNNVEGLAHLMMGDQAYAVKGGLW, encoded by the coding sequence ATGGGGACGGCGCTGCTCCAGCGCGGGGGCTGTTTTCTTCTGTGCCTCTCGCTGCTGCTCCTGGGTTGCTGGGCGGAGCTGGGCAGCGGGCTGGAGTTTCCGGGCGCCGAGGGCCAATGGACGCGCTTCCCCAAGTGGAACGCCTGCTGCGAGAGCGAGATGAGCTTCCAGCTCAAGACGCGCAGCGCCCGCGGCCTCGTGCTCTACTTCGACGACGAGGGGTTCTGCGACTTCCTGGAGCTGATTCTGACGCGCGGTGGCCGCCTGCAGCTCAGCTTCTCCATCTTCTGCGCTGAGCCCGCGACGCTCCTGGCCGACACGCCAGTTAACGACGGCGCCTGGCACAGCGTGCGCATCCGCCGCCAGTTCCGCAACACCACGCTCTTCATCGACCAGGTGGAGGCCAAGTGGGTGGAGGTCAAGTCCAAGCGCAGGGACATGACGGTGTTCAGCGGCCTTTTAGTCGGGGGGCTGCCCCCAGAACTGCGCGCCGCGGCGCTCAAGCTCACCCTGGCCTCGGTGAGGGAGCGGGAGCCCTTCAAGGGGTGGATTCGCGACGTGAGGGTCAACTCCTCGCAGGTCCTGCCCGTGGACAGCGGCGAGGTGAAGCTGGACGATGAGCCGCCCAACAGCGGAGGGGGAAGCCCGTGCGAGGCGGGCGAGGAGGGCGAGGGCGGGGTGTGCCTCAACGGAGGCGTGTGCTCCGTGGTGGACGACCAGGCCGTGTGCGACTGCTCGCGAACCGGCTTCCGCGGCAAGGACTGCAGCCAAG